ACCAATATCAAAACAAAAAATACAATCTTCTTCATCATGCCACTTACTTCCGGTTCACCCACATAAATGCTTTAACTTCAAGTTTGGAAAGCGATGGATGGTCGGTGAGCAGATTAACTACCGCTTGATAGGAACCTGCTTTTGTCGGTAACAATTCACCGGTAACAACGGAGGAATCACCGGGGGCAAGTTTCATATTCGAGAGAGAGACTTTGAGTTGTTCAAAATTATTTTCGACCGAAAGAATGTTAATTGTATCTTTCGATGAATTCTTGATTGTTACAGTCCGAACGAGTTGCGAGTCAATTTTCGCGTTATTGAACGAGAGCATCGTTGGAATTACTTCGAGCAACTGGATAACATTCGGAGCAAACTCAACCGTTAGGGTTGGCGTCGTCGGGTCATCCGAATCAACATAAACATGCTTGGTTACTTTTCCGGCTTTATATCCCGCGGCGTTGAAGGTGACGGAAAGTTTGCTTTCCTGTGAGGGGGGGATAGATTTTTCTTTTAACAATGTTGCTGTACAACCACACTGTGCGCGAACATCTTTAATGTGAAGTGTGTCTGTTCCAATATTTTTAACGGTAATTTCTTTTGTCAGTTTACTTCCGCTGATGACATCGCCAAATTCAAAATTCGGACCCTCTGCTAACTGAATTTTGGGCTGTGCCGCAACGATTGAACTAAGTAAAATGAGGAGAACAAATGTAAATAGTTGAAATTGTTTCATGAATTAATCCTATGTTATTAATGATTGAAAATCTCTGTACTAAACTTAATTTAGTGTGAGGAAGTTCCCATCAACAAATAAATGTCAATGAATGTTCAGAAAAACCGTATGTATATACAAAATTTTCAAGAATTATTCAACCATAAACACGTTTGAGTATTCGACAAAGTCTTAGTAATTTGGTCTGAATGAATTTGGTCGAAATCAATAACCAACAACGGCGGAAGTATTCTCTTGACGAATCATTTCAATACTGCGCGGCTGTTACTAACGCACATTATGAAAACTTCCCCGTTGCTTCCCTCTTTCTGCCTCAGGAAAAGCGTCCCTACATTCAGGCGATTTATGCGTTCAGCCGGACTGCCGATGACTTTGCTGACGAACGTGTACGAACTGCCGATTCACGACTTGATGCCTTGAATGATTGGGAAAATCAATTACTTCAATGTTATGAGGGCGAAG
The nucleotide sequence above comes from Ignavibacteriota bacterium. Encoded proteins:
- a CDS encoding DUF1573 domain-containing protein — translated: MKQFQLFTFVLLILLSSIVAAQPKIQLAEGPNFEFGDVISGSKLTKEITVKNIGTDTLHIKDVRAQCGCTATLLKEKSIPPSQESKLSVTFNAAGYKAGKVTKHVYVDSDDPTTPTLTVEFAPNVIQLLEVIPTMLSFNNAKIDSQLVRTVTIKNSSKDTINILSVENNFEQLKVSLSNMKLAPGDSSVVTGELLPTKAGSYQAVVNLLTDHPSLSKLEVKAFMWVNRK